The following coding sequences are from one Triticum aestivum cultivar Chinese Spring unplaced genomic scaffold, IWGSC CS RefSeq v2.1 scaffold125157, whole genome shotgun sequence window:
- the LOC123174851 gene encoding V-type proton ATPase subunit B 1-like isoform X2, with protein MGLAKDGAEMEEGTLEIGIEYRTVSGVAGPLVILDKVKGPKYQEIVNIRLGDGTTRRGQVLEVDGEKAVVQVFEGTSGIDNKYTTVQFTGEVLKTPVSLDMLGRIFNGSGKPIDNGPPILPEAYLDISGSSMQLPFTRGTLCVLPNVTT; from the exons ATGGGTCTGGCGAAGGATGGCGCCGAGATGGAGGAGGGGACATTGGAGATTGGCATAG AGTATAGGACTGTCTCCGGTGTGGCAGGGCCGTTGGTTATTTTGGACAAAGTAAAG GGCCCAAAGTATCAGGAGATTGTGAACATCCGATTGGGAGATGGCACCACTCGTCGTGGTCAAGTCCTCGAAGTCGATGGTGAAAAAGCTGTTGTGCAG GTATTTGAAGGTACTTCAGGGATAGACAACAAGTATACTACTGTGCAGTTCACAGGCGAG GTTTTGAAAACTCCCGTCTCACTTGATATGCTTGGACGCATTTTTAATGGCTCTGGAAAACCTATTGATAATGGCCCCCCTATATTGCCCGAGGCTTACTTGGATATTTCTG GAAGttctatgcaactcccgtttaccagaggaacactttgtgtgctaccaaacgtcacaacgtaa
- the LOC123174851 gene encoding V-type proton ATPase subunit B 1-like isoform X1, whose product MGLAKDGAEMEEGTLEIGIEYRTVSGVAGPLVILDKVKGPKYQEIVNIRLGDGTTRRGQVLEVDGEKAVVQVFEGTSGIDNKYTTVQFTGEVLKTPVSLDMLGRIFNGSGKPIDNGPPILPEAYLDISGELFHVIVNFLMLRVDKWHGHFLGELEIS is encoded by the exons ATGGGTCTGGCGAAGGATGGCGCCGAGATGGAGGAGGGGACATTGGAGATTGGCATAG AGTATAGGACTGTCTCCGGTGTGGCAGGGCCGTTGGTTATTTTGGACAAAGTAAAG GGCCCAAAGTATCAGGAGATTGTGAACATCCGATTGGGAGATGGCACCACTCGTCGTGGTCAAGTCCTCGAAGTCGATGGTGAAAAAGCTGTTGTGCAG GTATTTGAAGGTACTTCAGGGATAGACAACAAGTATACTACTGTGCAGTTCACAGGCGAG GTTTTGAAAACTCCCGTCTCACTTGATATGCTTGGACGCATTTTTAATGGCTCTGGAAAACCTATTGATAATGGCCCCCCTATATTGCCCGAGGCTTACTTGGATATTTCTGGTGAGTTATTTCATGTTATCGTAAACTTTCTTATGCTTAGGGTAGACAAGTGGCATGGACACTTCTTAGGAGAACTGGAGATTAGTTAA
- the LOC123174851 gene encoding V-type proton ATPase subunit B 1-like isoform X4 translates to MGLAKDGAEMEEGTLEIGIEYRTVSGVAGPLVILDKVKGPKYQEIVNIRLGDGTTRRGQVLEVDGEKAVVQVFEGTSGIDNKYTTVQFTGEVLKTPVSLDMLGRIFNGSGKPIDNGPPILPEAYLDISDRWPVLLFR, encoded by the exons ATGGGTCTGGCGAAGGATGGCGCCGAGATGGAGGAGGGGACATTGGAGATTGGCATAG AGTATAGGACTGTCTCCGGTGTGGCAGGGCCGTTGGTTATTTTGGACAAAGTAAAG GGCCCAAAGTATCAGGAGATTGTGAACATCCGATTGGGAGATGGCACCACTCGTCGTGGTCAAGTCCTCGAAGTCGATGGTGAAAAAGCTGTTGTGCAG GTATTTGAAGGTACTTCAGGGATAGACAACAAGTATACTACTGTGCAGTTCACAGGCGAG GTTTTGAAAACTCCCGTCTCACTTGATATGCTTGGACGCATTTTTAATGGCTCTGGAAAACCTATTGATAATGGCCCCCCTATATTGCCCGAGGCTTACTTGGATATTTCTG
- the LOC123174851 gene encoding V-type proton ATPase subunit B 1-like isoform X5, with protein sequence MGLAKDGAEMEEGTLEIGIEYRTVSGVAGPLVILDKVKGPKYQEIVNIRLGDGTTRRGQVLEVDGEKAVVQVFEGTSGIDNKYTTVQFTGEVLKTPVSLDMLGRIFNGSGKPIDNGPPILPEAYLDISGTTD encoded by the exons ATGGGTCTGGCGAAGGATGGCGCCGAGATGGAGGAGGGGACATTGGAGATTGGCATAG AGTATAGGACTGTCTCCGGTGTGGCAGGGCCGTTGGTTATTTTGGACAAAGTAAAG GGCCCAAAGTATCAGGAGATTGTGAACATCCGATTGGGAGATGGCACCACTCGTCGTGGTCAAGTCCTCGAAGTCGATGGTGAAAAAGCTGTTGTGCAG GTATTTGAAGGTACTTCAGGGATAGACAACAAGTATACTACTGTGCAGTTCACAGGCGAG GTTTTGAAAACTCCCGTCTCACTTGATATGCTTGGACGCATTTTTAATGGCTCTGGAAAACCTATTGATAATGGCCCCCCTATATTGCCCGAGGCTTACTTGGATATTTCTG
- the LOC123174851 gene encoding V-type proton ATPase subunit B 1-like isoform X3 codes for MGLAKDGAEMEEGTLEIGIEYRTVSGVAGPLVILDKVKGPKYQEIVNIRLGDGTTRRGQVLEVDGEKAVVQVFEGTSGIDNKYTTVQFTGEVLKTPVSLDMLGRIFNGSGKPIDNGPPILPEAYLDISDWSLEAELPQVFGG; via the exons ATGGGTCTGGCGAAGGATGGCGCCGAGATGGAGGAGGGGACATTGGAGATTGGCATAG AGTATAGGACTGTCTCCGGTGTGGCAGGGCCGTTGGTTATTTTGGACAAAGTAAAG GGCCCAAAGTATCAGGAGATTGTGAACATCCGATTGGGAGATGGCACCACTCGTCGTGGTCAAGTCCTCGAAGTCGATGGTGAAAAAGCTGTTGTGCAG GTATTTGAAGGTACTTCAGGGATAGACAACAAGTATACTACTGTGCAGTTCACAGGCGAG GTTTTGAAAACTCCCGTCTCACTTGATATGCTTGGACGCATTTTTAATGGCTCTGGAAAACCTATTGATAATGGCCCCCCTATATTGCCCGAGGCTTACTTGGATATTTCTG